The following is a genomic window from Rutidosis leptorrhynchoides isolate AG116_Rl617_1_P2 chromosome 8, CSIRO_AGI_Rlap_v1, whole genome shotgun sequence.
GTAAATAAAAACAgtaaataaaatgaaataacaagagTAGAATAACATAGACATGTACCTTAAAAGTAAATTGAAGAATAAACTTGATTTATAACTtgccgaattttttttttcttttattacaACACATTAATACTAATAACACGACACCACTATTTATGTTTTTGAAACACGTCCAACACTCGACAAGTTTAAACAACTTAATTTATGCATTACATAAGTTTTAGGTGTCAAAATGGGCATAGCATCCCAAGTTCCGTTTAACATAACCAAAAGACACTCTCGACCCAAAGCGTTTAAACTCCAACATAAGACCGGACATGGTGATTAGGaatgcactacccaatcctaaatcaaatccaaaagctaagtcttctaaagcaacccatAGTAATTCACTAGTCCCCGTGCTTACCCTTGCCACCTCTTCCTcgtgaatctataaaaatgtaaacaacgagagggtaagctataaagcttagtgaatataaacatactatatacatacatatgcataaaacgaATACGTGTAAccaacacaagtaataaacacataccgcatccatGTATAACTAAGCAAGCTATACGCTACACACTACCATGTCGAACCGcgggattagctacaacacaacaatatatatatatatatatatatatatatatatatatatataatatatatatatatatatatatatatatatatatatatattagagagatcaaatgagaacttttcttgtgtgagaactctgagaactcaaaaatactccaaaatacactgaaattcgagcaaaaagggACACAGACGAGCAAAAAAGGGGATAGTCGAGCAAAAAAcaggaaattcgaacaaaaaaaacacGGCCGAACTAAAAGGAGCAATTCGAACAAAAAAACATGATATTCGAACAAATAAAAAAGGCGGCcgaacaattttgtgttctacatgttggatagtcgaacaaaaaaatgtagaacatgttgatagtcgaacaaaaaaggcGATATTCGAaccaaaatgtgttctacattttggtattcgaacaaaaaaataaataaaatttctCGGCTATGATATTTTTGTTCGTCCATGTTTTtaatttttgctcgaattcccttttttgctcgaattcccttttttgctcgaatttcagtgtatttgggtgtattttggagttcctagagttctcacaccaaAAAAGTTCTCAATGGATCCTctccacacacacacatatatatatatacacacacacacacacaccccaaaattccaaggttaaccccttaacctcaaatccatgaaggttggccgaaaacTCACGCTCCCTACTGTATCTGAAAACTCACGCAATTCAGTACCTTCACCACAACGacaatcgaggttggccgaaaACTCACGCGCCCCGGTGTATCCGAAAACTCACGCGATACACCACACCAATCCAAACGTTAATAAGGTTGGCCGAAAACTCACGTGCCCAGTGAATCCGAAAACTCACGCGAATCATAACCTTAAGTCATGACAACAATGGGAATGTCCGAAAACTCACGCGACATTGTGAATTTGAAAACTCATGCGATTCACTACCCAAATCACCTCAACAACAACAACGGGGTTGGCCTACTTGTAAACGTGAATCCGAActcacgagattcactaccccaagggtggtaacccaaaacgcacaaacgtgccaagtgGACCCGAAACCCAAAGGGTCCATTATCTCTCACACACACGTGTAAAGTGAACCCCGATGCACAAGGATAACTCTACtctacccgcacccatcctatgcatacatacgcatataatatatttacactcaccttgtcgccttgatgaatgcaaaccaAATCCGCAATCCGTCAatgaaaagtacctattccatttatcacataaacaaacaacacaactagggtggattacaaaccaacccaaattgacacctagtgcaattttgacccaattgcactttcaagcacaatcaatgcccaaactaaccaataatcacttaacactagtgaaaatggtcctataatGCCAACTAGACCAAaatataagtgttaaacacttgtcttcccCAAATTAACTTTCaaacctaattttgacccatttcacaaTTAGGCTTCCAAACACACTCTTATGAGTTCAAACAACAACATAATCACTAGTTTACACACTTTCAAGTGATTAACACTAACTTTTAGACCTAAACATGGTCAATTAGTcttccaacccaaaatccaccaacaatgagTCTAAACCCACTTACTAGCAAcaacaaactcacttcatgagcatcaaagggtttctcatcaatttaagctcaaaccctaactttgaatatcaaatcaacaaatgaaattcggaccactaccaaaatgtagtcAAGAACGAGATGAGCAACCTTAGCACTTGCACTTTGAAGAGATCTCcacttcttcttccccaaatcaagctttctcactctaaaactttatTTCTCTCTCTAAGGTGGATGAGAGTGTCTATGAGGATAAGATATGAGGCTTGAATGAGTCTTGGATCAGTTTTAGTGGCTCCAAACTGacacccaagtgaaaagaccaaaacaccctcaTTTTACCCCTTAAAAACGAGTTAAAAGTGCACCAGTCTGGCAAACCTCGCGACCGCGAGGCCCAAGATCGCGCTCGCGAGCCTGATACAACAAAACAGAACTGGTTAGCTCACTAAATCTCGCCACCGCGAGTAATTGGTCGCCCGTGAACAAGTTCAGCAAAACCGACCTGATCAATTAACTACATCTCGCGCCCGCGAGACTATATGTCGCGACCGCGAAATTTGCAGTTTTCAGCCTTCATCAGTTTTCTTCATTAATCGAGCGGTTTCAAATCCAACGTGGTCAATGTTAACATCTTACGAGCTCAACAACATAACCAAAGATTTAACTTTCGCCACTAGTAGCACGTTacgaaaaacgggatgttacaacgaaTGTAAACTGGAACTTGAACCTTCAAATtttggatcgatctagtgatagagaatcacttcctggatgctttgataccaaatgataggtcagaacaTGATTGACTAACGAAAAATCAATAGTAAGAATGAGATTCGGATGAACAGTAACAGATTCGGAAAGAGAGTAATTCGGACGAAATTGTATTCCAGAGCTTCTTAAACTCACTATAATGCAATGGCTATGtatttaggactacttaggttctatATATAGTCCTCCTATATAGAACCTTATATTAAAGCATTATTCACTTTTAACACTATACATTTTGGGTCCTAACAAGGACAAATTGAATCTCCATTTGATCACTTGGTTTAGGTACCTCTTAAGGCCTTCTTCCGCATTGTCATACCAGAGTTCGTTTTGGCTCTCGAGCGGGATTGTAACTAAGTGGGGTCCCGAATTTATTTTAAGCACCAATTATATTAAGTTGTTATTGTAGTGATAGTTTACCTTCAATAAAATTAGAAAATCAAAAAATATATGGGATTTGAGTAGTATAATTTAGTGGTGTTCTACACAAGTCAAAAGAAAAACTATAGATTTAAAAATATATGAGGTCATAtatttaaatttagtggtgtcctatataaTTTACATAGTATTTTTTACTAAAAATTTTCAAAATAGCAGTGTACCGTGACCCACGGATCTACATTTAGCATCGCCTCTGCCGATGCACCATCCTTGCTGATACATGTTGAAGATAATTTTCGCCAAAAGAAAACAAATGCTATGGAGCAATcaagtttcatatattatatacaTGAGAATTCAGAGTTTTTGAATCTAGTTTTAGTGAAAATTAATGAATGATGCAAAAAAGATCATATCTTGATTTTTAGGATTTTTAGATGAATGTATGCTATTTGATATTTGATGCTTACGTGAGTAAAACAATATTGGCTCTTAACGTGAGTAATGGATCACATTTCTAAACAAGATTAAAGACTCTTAAACTTAACATCTGATTTTTACTTTTGTAAACACTCTGTCATAATTTTGTGTATAAATATGAAGTTATTTGTTTTCTGATCATTTTAAATATAATCTTATAAtcaaattatcgtattttttattttttttttttagattttagggCATTTTATGACAAACCATATTTTATTgtgaaaactttttttttttttttttgaaaagtaagGAATAATTAATCAATGAACAAGGAATATGAGCAGCTAATCGCCACTCAAAGTACACAAGGAGCTTACAAGCTATTACAAAACAGGACACCGGAAAATAGCTATACAATACAATCTAATATGTGATTTAACTAATATGCACACACTTGCTAACGATACCATTGCATAGGGAGCAACTAGCACAGTTGCCAAGTGGATTAGATAGCACATGATCTCGTTGTTTGAAAGCCACAACAACCAATCTATCTTTTTCTTTTTTAACTGTAGTGAAATTCACTCGAATGATTTGAGTTGAATTTTCATCAAAGCGTTTGAAAAGACCTTTGAGTTTCGATTTTTTCAAATTATTTTAAAAACTTTACAATTTACCATTATATGAAATTAACTTTAAATTTGAAAACTAGTAATAATTTACTTACACGGAGTATTTTACACTTTAAtcttaaccttttttttttttttaaaggtctTTAGTGTTAACCTTAACACAATACAAACAAATCAGCTTATACGCTTGAATGTACTATTTATCTTTTTTCTCTTTTAGATAAggagataataatattattatatattttagatTTTAGATTTTAGGACATGACAAACCATACATTATTGTAAAAACTTAACAAATTATCATTATATGAAATTACTTCTAAAATTTAAAAACTAGCAGTAATCTACTTACACagagtattttaaattttaatcttaattttttttttcttttctttttttttttctttatgaaAGGCCTTTAATCTTAACCTTAACACAATACAAACAAACCAAATTATAAGCTTGAATGTACTGTTTATCATATTTCTCTTTTAGAAAAGGAGAtaatatttttagattttaaaggaCAATTTAgactttaattttaaattattatttttttgaaaagGCCTTTAATCTTAACCTTAATAACACAATACAAATAAACCAAGTTATAAGCTTgaatttattatttatcatttttcttttttaaataaggagataatactaaatactaataaTATGATTTGATTGGTAATGATTTATACTTATTAAATTTATAATTTCCTGTAATTAACTAGTACTACTAATTTACTCAAACACTAGCTAATTTCCAACCGAAGCAAAGAAATTAAACTGAAAACCCTCCAAATCAAAATGTAAATTAAAATCCAACTAACTAAACTGACTCTCCTCACTACATTCAAGTAAACATCAGTTGGCCAACACCACCAACTTCTAAAAGCTCTTCAAAAAAATCTCACCCAAAAACCCCACATCAATTTCTATAAAATCTTGCTACCAACATAATTAGTAAACAAAACAACTAACAAGACTAATTAACCATGACTAAACCAATGGTTCTAGCAATTATCACAGCCGCAATCATTGTCATTGTGCTTGATCAAGCTTCAGCTTCAGCTACTTCGGCTAATACATCAGCTAACGCACTTGTCACCTACATCTTCGGCGATTCTTTAACAGAAGTTGGAAACAATAACTACTTGAAATTTTCTCTAGCTAGATCAGATTTTCCATTTTATGGCATCGATTATGTCAACAAGAAACCCACCGGCCGGTTCAGTAATGGCCGAACCATCGGTGATATCATATGTACGTAAACATGTATTTCAAGTACACAAACTGCACAAAATTAATGCTAGTCTTACATCTTTTTTCTCGATTTTAACAACGAACTATAAACCAGTTGTGTTTAATTTTAAAGCTAAAGAAAACACAAAATTAAATTTTAGATAATTTATTTGGTTGTATTGCAGCTGAGAAACTTGGAATCCCATCTCCACCACCTTATCTTTCACTAAGTCCAACCGATGATGCGATCTTAAAAGGGGTTAACTACGCATCGGGTGGTGCAGGCATTCTGAATGATACGGGGCTTTATTTCGTAAGATCAAGTTTAATTTGTTTATAATAACTTATTTGTTAGTTTCTTTTTGTTGCTTTTTTGAACTAATTTTTTTGGTAAACAGATACAAAGAATGTCGTTCGACGATCAAATAGACTACTTTGAGAACACAACCAAGGTGATCAAGGCTAAATTAGGAGAAGAAGCTGGTAATACTCTTTTAAATGAGGCCATTTACTTCATTGGAATGGGTAAGATTATGATTATCAAGTTAATCAGCATATAATTAAATCTTGTAATCAACTATTCAgcaccatatatatatttttaaatgtttATGTTTTGCGTTCTTATAGGTAGCAACGATTACATAAACAATTTCTTGCAGCCGTTTCTACCAGACGGTCAACAATACACTCCCGAAGAGTTCTTGGGGGTTCTTAACTTGAAACTAGCCGAACAATTTACTGTACGTGTGAAAACttctataaatatgtatatgtaaaattTTGTACGTTGTTTCAAGAAATTTATGTAgttgttttttttttggttatgGTGGTGAAAGAGGCTCTACTTGCTTGGAGCTCGAAAGATGGTTTTTCATGGGCTCGGACCTCTTGGATGCATTCCTTCACAACGAGCAAAATCGCATACTAATCAATGCTTACATCAAGTAAACAATTGGGTACTTCAATTCAACACGAAAGTACAAAGACTAATAAACGTTTTGAATCTCAAGCTTAAAAATGCTCAACTCACTTTCGCGGATACTTACCAAGATGTTCTAGATTTGGTCGAAAATCCTACTATATACGGTATCTATCAAGTCCCAGCTCATAATCGTAACGTTTGCAAAGTTTTAGGTTCGATATAATCACAGCTCTAATGATTAGAGCCCTAAGAGTTGTCATTAAGAAGTAGTACGTTAAGGTATTAGATGAGTTCCGAAAGTTAGTGGACGGTTACCATTAAAGTACAATTAATCATTGTGTGTCCGAAAATCCTAAGGACAACCTAGAAAACTCTATAAATCAATCCTtaattatttgttaattaattgtgtTGGTTTAATTATGTATAGGTTTCAAGGTGTCTAATACATCATGCTGCAAAGTTGATACAACTGTTGGAGGACTATGCTTATCGAATGCGCACGTTTGTGATAATCGCACTGAATATGTATTTTGGGACGCGTTTCATCCATCTGATGCTGCAAATGCGATTTTGGCTGATCATTTCTTTGCGAAATTGTTTGCTAATCCTAATGGTTCGGTAGCTACGGTGCCCAACCATAAGGGCTAAAAGTGACATTTTGGACGtattgatatatatatgaatatatgggaGCCCTAGCTACAACCCAAGGGATGTAATATCGATCATGTACACAAATATAAATACGTATGTGCTTATAACAAGTTAGTGTGAACATATATCAAGTCTTCAAACAAAGTGATAGATGATGTAACTAATAAGCATATATCTTTCTTAGACCATTCACTATGACAATGGAGCAATTGTTGTCACACAACACCCCCTGAGGGGCTGTTATCAAAGGAGCTGTTTTAGTGTGTGTGTGTTGTATTTTGATTGGCCatcttttatattattttattcacTCAACTATCAATTACGGAGTGTATCACATCACCACAACGCCACCTCCATCCTATAACACAACCACGTCAG
Proteins encoded in this region:
- the LOC139864962 gene encoding GDSL esterase/lipase At5g37690 → MTKPMVLAIITAAIIVIVLDQASASATSANTSANALVTYIFGDSLTEVGNNNYLKFSLARSDFPFYGIDYVNKKPTGRFSNGRTIGDIISEKLGIPSPPPYLSLSPTDDAILKGVNYASGGAGILNDTGLYFIQRMSFDDQIDYFENTTKVIKAKLGEEAGNTLLNEAIYFIGMGSNDYINNFLQPFLPDGQQYTPEEFLGVLNLKLAEQFTRLYLLGARKMVFHGLGPLGCIPSQRAKSHTNQCLHQVNNWVLQFNTKVQRLINVLNLKLKNAQLTFADTYQDVLDLVENPTIYGFKVSNTSCCKVDTTVGGLCLSNAHVCDNRTEYVFWDAFHPSDAANAILADHFFAKLFANPNGSVATVPNHKG